A stretch of the Bacillus licheniformis DSM 13 = ATCC 14580 genome encodes the following:
- a CDS encoding AbrB/MazE/SpoVT family DNA-binding domain-containing protein yields the protein MKAIGVVRKVDELGRIVMPIELRRALDISIKDSIEFFVDQDKIVLKKYKPHGVCLMTGEITSENREYGNGKITLSPEGAELLLEEIKAALNGVKA from the coding sequence TTGAAAGCAATAGGAGTTGTGAGAAAAGTAGACGAACTCGGCAGGATCGTGATGCCGATTGAATTGAGAAGAGCTTTGGATATCTCGATCAAGGACAGCATCGAATTCTTTGTCGACCAAGATAAAATCGTCCTGAAAAAATATAAACCGCACGGTGTGTGTCTGATGACCGGTGAAATCACTTCTGAAAACCGCGAGTATGGAAACGGGAAAATTACGCTCAGTCCTGAAGGGGCCGAATTGCTTTTGGAAGAAATCAAAGCTGCCTTAAACGGAGTGAAAGCATAA